A genomic stretch from Falco naumanni isolate bFalNau1 chromosome 4, bFalNau1.pat, whole genome shotgun sequence includes:
- the C1QTNF8 gene encoding complement C1q tumor necrosis factor-related protein 8 codes for MSAVLLLLVVSTMNVSALLEKGQPRREARRLSCVRCCGPSEQPTSIISSRYTRMSSDPAYSVPKVQPTIDITILKGEKGEMGEKGYPGPVGKEGERGLRGFNGRKGQKGQPGPQGHSCKQLYAAFSVGRRKPLHSSDYFQHVTFDIEFVNLYKHFNMFSGKFFCYVAGIYYFSLNVHTWNFKETYLHLMKNEKEVAILYAQPSDRSIMQSQSLMLDLQEGEEVWVRLFKRERENAIYSEESDVYIIFNGHLIKPAIE; via the exons ATGAGTGCTGTGCTTCTCCTGCTCGTGGTGTCCACCATGAACGTCAGTGCCCTGCTGGAAAAAGGTCAGCCGAGGCGAGAAGCACGGCGCCTCTCATGCGTGCGATGCTGCGGGCCTTCAGAGCAGCCCACCTCCATCATCTCCTCACGGTACACAAGGATGAGCAGCGACCCTGCCTATTCAGTACCCAAAGTCCAGCCCACTATAGATATCACCATCCTCAAAG GTGAAAAGGGTGAAATGGGAGAGAAAGGGTACCCCGGGCCAgttgggaaggaaggagaaagagggcTTCGTGGCTTCAATGGACGGAAGGGACAGAAAGGCCAACCTGGCCCACAAGGCCATTCCTGCAAGCAGCTGTACGCTGCCTTCTCTGTGGGTCGGAGAAAACCCCTTCACAGCTCAGACTACTTCCAGCATGTCACTTTCGACATAGAGTTCGTGAACCTCTACAAGCACTTCAACATGTTCTCGGGGAAGTTCTTCTGCTATGTGGCAGGGATCTACTACTTCAGCCTCAACGTCCACACCTGGAACTTCAAGGAGACCTACCTGCACTTGATGAAGAATGAGAAGGAGGTGGCCATCCTCTATGCCCAGCCCAGCGATCGGAGCATCATGCAGAGCCAGAGCCTGATGCTGGacctgcaggagggagaggaggtcTGGGTGAGGCTGTTCAAGCGGGAGCGAGAAAACGCCATCTACAGTGAGGAGTCTGATGTTTATATCATCTTCAACGGCCATTTAATCAAGCCAGCCATAGAGTAG